The genomic segment GGGGCATTAGGCTAAGTGTAATAGCCCCAAGGTACGTTATGGATGATTTAGTAAGCCTAATTAAGGCTACACACATTCAACAGTACGTGAATGCGCTTAACCCAATACCCGTTGATACGCCGAATGAGCCATCCTTCATAATGGAGTTTAAGGGTATTAGGATTTACGCTGTTAAGGTTAACCACACCGTGGAGGCTATGGCTGTTAAGTTAATTGACTCAGATGGATCATGCCTAACCTACAGTGGCGACACAGCACCCTCACGGTCACTGGTTGAGTTGGCTAAGGGCTGTGGTGTACTTATTCATGAGGCGAGCGGGAATCCAGGCTTTGAGGAGGAGGCTCATAGGCATGGCCACAGTACCGTTAGGGACGCCGTTAATATTGCTAGGGAGGCTGGTGTTAAGCAGTTAGTGTTAACCCACTTCTACACAGTTAACCCAATCATAAGTGAACTGGGTGAGGGGTTAAGCCTAATGATACCTTACGAATGCTCAACTATTGAAGTTAAGTAAGGGATCTTAAACACCACTATTCCTAATCTCCCTCAGAAGCCTCCTAAGGAACTCCCTCCTACGCCTAATCCCCCTCAGCCTACCCTCCACGTTACTCAACGGCACCCCCATCCTCCTAGCCTCAGCCACAGCCCCCTGGACATTAGCCTCCTCAATACGCAGCCACTCATACATAACCCTAATCCTCCTAACCTCCCCATAAGCATCATAGCCCTGCGGCTCAATATTAATGCCTAGGTAATCGCTAAGCCACTTAACCCTAGCCTCCTCATTATCCCTAAGCGCCCTTGATGCATCAATACCCCCAAGGAACCTAGAGTACTTGGTGGTAAGTAGCTTAATTAAAGGTGACTCACTGCTCATTAGGCATCAGCCTCTCCATAACCCTCTGCCCAAGGTACTTGTCCTCAACCCTACTTTCAACATTACCCACAACCTCATCATTAACCTCAACAACCTCAACTTCATTAACCTCAGCCACCTCATCATTAATGGGCCTAAGCCTACTCACTGCAGTGGCCATGTTTAAGTCAATAACCCTTAGTATTGAGTAGAGGGAGTACTTATCTATTTTATTATTATATGCGTAAATTAAGGCTAACTCAAGAATCCTCCTACTTGCATCATTAGCAAGCCCCAAGGCCTTAATGCTACTTAACAGTAACTGCCTACTCTTACCCATGATTACTGATTCTCATTAACTACATTAAAAACTAAC from the Caldivirga maquilingensis IC-167 genome contains:
- a CDS encoding MBL fold metallo-hydrolase; translated protein: MRVSFLGVGGWVSMPWLNHPSILVEAKGVRLLLDAGEGSYRQLRRCTGLDVDSIDAVIVTHGHGDHILGLPSYVLMAGSRGIRLSVIAPRYVMDDLVSLIKATHIQQYVNALNPIPVDTPNEPSFIMEFKGIRIYAVKVNHTVEAMAVKLIDSDGSCLTYSGDTAPSRSLVELAKGCGVLIHEASGNPGFEEEAHRHGHSTVRDAVNIAREAGVKQLVLTHFYTVNPIISELGEGLSLMIPYECSTIEVK